The following coding sequences are from one Carassius gibelio isolate Cgi1373 ecotype wild population from Czech Republic chromosome B7, carGib1.2-hapl.c, whole genome shotgun sequence window:
- the LOC127961523 gene encoding trace amine-associated receptor 13c-like, which translates to METANQTTSESQGAGQTLAPLCTAHCCGLLNQTLAVMFMVSLAFAIVVGNVVTLTVFMQTRHSRTPQGYLKVSLALADMMVGVLVVPFSVYTEISLMVTSTPPVWYQGISTPSLEGGSGPWQPCMLIGPVFAGCTFVSISTIFLMTVERSVAILRPLHKDTLVTRHRTLFLIVLSWAGSFLLAMAPLMLSSSFTLEYNECSRMCNYAPLLIRHQLPPDANILLLFPAFDFSLLGGTLAVNILSFTSIRRYSRKRKLLSEGSLGTDAGVGSCPHRPSFSDIKAAKTIGILTFAFTASFSPIAVFVLGNVVGYTWCNFSFFAFWILTSNSCCNVIIYSVRDHRFRKGLTLLFQRDRAQPHPDKS; encoded by the exons ATGGAGACTGCTAATCAGACAACGAGTGAATCTCAAGGTGCAGGACAAACTTTGGCACCTCTCTGCACAGCGCACTGTTGTGGACTACTAAACCAAACACTGGCGGTCATGTTCATGGTTAGTCTGGCCTTTGCCATTGTGGTGGGAAATGTGGTGACGCTTACTGTTTTCATGCAGACCCGGCATTCTCGAACACCTCAGGGCTACCTCAAAG TGTCCCTGGCCTTGGCCGACATGATGGTTGGAGTCTTGGTGGTGCCATTTTCTGTATACACTGAAATCTCTCTGATGGTGACCAGCACTCCACCGGTGTGGTACCAGGGCATTTCAACACCCTCACTGGAAGGTGGATCAGGACCTTGGCAACCCTGCATGCTGATAGGTCCAGTTTTTGCTGGATGCACTTTTGTCTCAATCAGCACCATCTTTCTGATGACAGTGGAGCGCAGTGTGGCAATCCTGCGTCCACTGCATAAAGACACTCTTGTGACACGGCATCGCACCTTGTTCCTAATTGTCTTGTCCTGGGCTGGCAGCTTCTTACTGGCAATGGCTCCGCTCATGCTGAGCAGCAGCTTCACACTGGAGTACAATGAATGCAGCCGCATGTGCAACTATGCACCCTTACTAATCAGACATCAGTTGCCACCAGATGCAAACATTCTTCTGCTGTTTCCAGCCTTTGACTTCAGTTTACTGGGTGGGACATTAGCTGTCAATATCCTGTCCTTCACAAGTATCCGCCGATACTCCCGCAAACGAAAACTGCTCTCTGAGGGAAGTCTTGGCACGGATGCAGGAGTTGGCAGTTGCCCCCACAGGCCGTCTTTTTCTGATATCAAAGCAGCTAAAACCATTGGAATCCTCACCTTTGCCTTCACGGCATCGTTCTCTCCAATCGCAGTATTTGTGCTGGGAAACGTAGTGGGATACACCTGGTGCAACTTCTCCTTTTTTGCATTTTGGATTCTGACAAGCAATAGCTGCTGCAATGTGATTATTTACAGTGTGCGGGACCACCGTTTTAGGAAAGGGCTGACTCTGCTTTTTCAGCGGGACAGGGCACAACCTCACCCAGACAAAAGCTGA